A part of Paenibacillus sp. IHBB 10380 genomic DNA contains:
- a CDS encoding cysteine desulfurase family protein, whose translation MIYWDHAASTPPYEDVIRTISEVMKEHYGNPSSMHTLGENAGKLIKRAREGCASTLGVNPMEVVFTSGATEGNNMAIKGTALQHMKRGKHIITTEIEHASVYESFLQLQQWGFDVTFLPVNSSGQVDPMKLASEIRKDTTLVSIMHVNNEVGAIQPIEAIGKLIKQKNRRTLFHVDGVQGFGKLSVDLRKWDVDLYTLSSHKFRGPKGTGLLYVREGVALTPLLTGGSQELGMRAGTENIPHIVAMAKAMRIAGERQETFTVGISLLRNRLLHTLREIPGIVLNSDEACAPHIVNFSYPGMKSEVFLHALDELDMLVSTKSACSSKLTEPSQVLLSMGRTSEEASSGIRISLGDCHTENDVEQLEYAIRSVVERLQPFLQRGMKR comes from the coding sequence TTGATATACTGGGATCATGCTGCAAGTACGCCACCTTATGAAGATGTTATACGAACCATATCTGAGGTTATGAAGGAGCATTATGGTAATCCTTCTTCTATGCATACGCTGGGGGAGAATGCCGGAAAGTTGATCAAACGTGCACGTGAAGGTTGTGCAAGCACACTCGGGGTTAATCCTATGGAAGTTGTGTTCACTTCAGGAGCTACAGAAGGGAACAACATGGCGATTAAGGGAACTGCTCTTCAGCACATGAAGCGTGGTAAGCATATCATCACTACAGAAATTGAACATGCATCCGTATATGAAAGCTTTCTTCAATTACAACAATGGGGATTTGATGTTACTTTTCTTCCTGTTAATTCAAGCGGGCAAGTGGACCCCATGAAACTTGCATCTGAGATCAGAAAAGATACAACACTTGTCAGCATTATGCATGTCAATAACGAAGTCGGAGCGATTCAACCCATTGAGGCGATTGGCAAGCTAATTAAGCAAAAAAATCGACGTACACTATTTCATGTGGATGGTGTACAGGGTTTTGGTAAATTATCGGTGGATCTTCGCAAATGGGACGTTGATCTATATACGCTTTCCTCTCATAAATTTCGTGGTCCGAAGGGGACAGGGCTATTATATGTTCGAGAAGGAGTTGCATTAACGCCACTTCTAACCGGAGGTTCTCAAGAGTTGGGGATGCGCGCCGGCACGGAGAACATTCCACACATTGTTGCGATGGCTAAAGCGATGAGGATCGCTGGTGAACGGCAGGAGACTTTCACTGTAGGCATCTCTTTATTGCGTAATAGGCTATTACATACGCTTCGGGAGATACCGGGGATCGTACTGAATAGTGACGAGGCTTGCGCACCCCATATTGTGAACTTCTCTTACCCAGGTATGAAGTCGGAAGTGTTCCTGCACGCGCTGGATGAGCTTGATATGCTGGTTTCTACGAAATCGGCATGTTCTTCCAAGCTTACAGAACCCAGTCAAGTGTTACTTTCCATGGGGCGAACTTCCGAAGAGGCTTCAAGTGGAATTCGGATCAGCTTGGGGGATTGTCACACAGAGAATGATGTAGAACAGCTAGAATATGCAATTCGTAGTGTAGTGGAACGGTTACAACCGTTCTTGCAGAGAGGGATGAAGAGATGA
- a CDS encoding YpuI family protein, producing the protein MSAANIQKLCEATREKLISSIATLEPFLNENALPELTNDQQDEETILFYKGFLSELRHLLVFSEVSYEKLGIVLRRANFDIEFAEKALYNVYHHCVNNFFYPKNESYSEDGRYAYTGQDAIRFRMKPVQAAHDLIMDITKVYEELRDDLVYYESDYLTERRMQVKSRV; encoded by the coding sequence ATGTCAGCAGCCAATATTCAAAAATTGTGTGAAGCCACTAGAGAAAAACTAATATCTTCTATTGCAACTTTGGAACCTTTCTTGAATGAGAATGCATTACCAGAACTGACAAATGATCAGCAGGATGAGGAAACGATTCTTTTTTACAAAGGCTTTTTATCTGAGCTTCGTCACTTACTTGTCTTTTCTGAAGTATCCTATGAGAAATTAGGTATAGTTCTTCGCCGAGCTAATTTTGATATCGAATTTGCTGAGAAAGCTTTATATAACGTATATCATCACTGTGTTAACAACTTCTTCTATCCTAAAAATGAAAGCTATTCAGAAGATGGTCGCTATGCGTATACTGGACAAGATGCTATTCGTTTCCGTATGAAACCCGTTCAGGCAGCTCATGATCTTATTATGGATATCACGAAAGTGTATGAAGAACTTAGGGACGATCTTGTATATTACGAAAGTGATTATTTGACGGAGCGTCGGATGCAAGTAAAAAGTAGGGTCTAA
- a CDS encoding DUF1540 domain-containing protein encodes MINEPRTYVKCSVSNCNYWGEHNVCRADQIMIEIDSHAKINLKEEYGKEDFVDHKDKAQSSSSTCCLTFKPKSS; translated from the coding sequence ATGATTAATGAGCCCAGAACATACGTCAAATGCAGTGTAAGTAACTGTAACTATTGGGGTGAACACAACGTATGTCGTGCAGATCAAATCATGATTGAAATCGACAGTCATGCCAAGATTAATCTGAAGGAAGAGTATGGAAAAGAAGATTTTGTTGATCACAAAGACAAAGCTCAAAGTTCATCGTCAACTTGTTGCCTGACATTTAAACCGAAATCGTCTTAA
- a CDS encoding lytic transglycosylase domain-containing protein has translation MQIDPVSTKQYIDQQETATIRNKEELLQELINSGGGSNFDGLLQQIMTMDQLNVQQASDTVLAKPPGVSWSDGLLWQQLGDVSEDKPFVQGEVVVDIKRSTSSSPTSYNDLIQQASRKYGVPEDLIKAVIDTESSFNPQVVSSAGAKGLMQLMDGTAEGLGVSNSFDPAENIDAGTRYLAYQLKRFDGQENMALAAYNAGPGRVQRLGLSNDVELMNNLNLLPQETRNYIYKVQNARSKYEV, from the coding sequence ATGCAAATCGACCCTGTGTCTACAAAGCAATATATAGATCAACAAGAAACAGCTACTATACGTAACAAAGAAGAACTACTACAAGAGCTGATTAACTCAGGTGGAGGTTCTAATTTTGATGGTCTGTTACAACAGATTATGACTATGGATCAATTAAATGTACAACAGGCCAGCGATACCGTATTAGCGAAACCACCAGGCGTATCTTGGAGTGATGGGCTATTATGGCAGCAACTTGGGGATGTGTCGGAGGACAAGCCTTTCGTGCAGGGTGAAGTGGTTGTTGATATTAAACGTTCAACTTCATCGTCACCAACATCGTATAATGATTTGATTCAACAGGCTAGTCGTAAATATGGAGTTCCAGAGGATTTGATCAAGGCTGTTATTGATACAGAGTCATCATTCAATCCACAAGTTGTATCTTCAGCAGGAGCTAAAGGGCTTATGCAGTTAATGGATGGAACGGCTGAGGGGCTTGGAGTAAGTAATTCATTTGATCCGGCGGAGAATATCGATGCAGGGACGCGTTACCTTGCTTATCAGTTGAAGCGATTTGATGGACAAGAGAATATGGCGTTAGCTGCTTACAATGCAGGTCCTGGAAGAGTGCAGCGTTTAGGATTATCTAATGATGTAGAGCTGATGAACAATCTTAACTTGCTTCCACAAGAGACAAGAAATTATATTTACAAAGTACAGAATGCTCGTTCTAAATACGAAGTGTAA